A genomic window from Punica granatum isolate Tunisia-2019 chromosome 2, ASM765513v2, whole genome shotgun sequence includes:
- the LOC116195043 gene encoding ETHYLENE INSENSITIVE 3-like 1 protein isoform X2: MGIFEEMGLCGNIEFLSCPPGGGEAALEPEPEAAVDEDYSDEEMDVDELERRMWRDRMLHRRLKEQNKSKEGGAGPDSSKQRQSQEQARRKKMSRAQDGILKYMLKMMEVCKAQGFVYGIIPEKGKPVSGASDNLRAWWKEKVRFDRNAPAAIAKYQAENAIPGMPEDCCSVELNHTLQELQDTTLGSLLSALMQHCDPPQRRFPLEKGVAPPWWPTGKEEWWSQLGLPKDQGPPPYKKPHDLKKAWKVSVLTAVIKHMSPDIAKIRKLVRQSKCLQDKMTAKESATWLAIIAQEEALSRKLYPDRCPPVSDTGGGSFTIGDTSDYDVEGAEDEPKFSSEESSKPHDMNMNLFHGRDNGLMMIPPPHPPLIPQIKGEMIERNPGSDLIPKRKQPCDGPMVKINQEIYTCENPQCPYSDYWLRFMDRSSRNNHQLNCPFRKNHSASQRLSLPEDGQHVISDLMSYYSTNQPRNKGPSNTKVAVESQISRPSLKVQHTMDENFGRGVINIPEEANGLPPNHSVFQPAEIQFDHCKAFDSPFDPAGLSDSIGDFRFSSPFNLATSSVAADYTVSLLPKQDGSMWYL, from the exons ATGGGGATCTTTGAAGAAATGGGCCTTTGCGGCAACATCGAGTTTCTCTCTTGCCCGCCTGGGGGAGGAGAGGCGGCTTTAGAACCTGAACCAGAGGCTGCTGTGGACGAAGATTATAGTGATGAAGAAATGGATGTTGATGAGCTTGAGAGAAGAATGTGGAGGGACCGAATGCTCCACAGACGGCTTAAGGAACAGAACAAGTCCAAGGAAGGTGGAGCAGGACCAGACAGCTCGAAGCAGCGGCAGTCCCAGGAGCAGGCTCGGAGGAAGAAGATGTCGCGGGCCCAGGACGGGATTTTGAAGTATATGTTGAAGATGATGGAAGTCTGCAAGGCGCAGGGCTTTGTTTATGGGATCATCCCTGAGAAGGGAAAGCCTGTGAGCGGGGCCTCGGATAACCTCCGAGCCTGGTGGAAGGAGAAGGTCAGGTTCGACCGAAATGCTCCAGCTGCGATAGCAAAGTACCAGGCTGAGAATGCCATCCCTGGGATGCCTGAGGATTGCTGCTCAGTGGAATTGAACCACACCTTGCAGGAATTACAGGACACAACCCTCGGGTCTCTACTGTCAGCCCTGATGCAGCACTGTGACCCACCACAGAGGCGGTTCCCTCTCGAGAAGGGAGTAGCCCCACCCTGGTGGCCCACGGGGAAGGAAGAGTGGTGGTCCCAGCTTGGCCTGCCCAAGGACCAAGGCCCACCTCCTTATAAGAAGCCCCATGACCTCAAGAAGGCGTGGAAAGTGAGCGTACTCACCGCAGTCATAAAGCACATGTCCCCTGATATTGCAAAGATTCGAAAGCTTGTGAGGCAGAGCAAGTGTCTCCAGGACAAGATGACTGCCAAAGAGAGCGCCACGTGGCTCGCTATCATAGCCCAGGAGGAGGCCTTGTCTAGAAAATTATATCCAGATCGATGCCCTCCTGTGTCAGACACTGGAGGTGGGTCATTCACCATTGGAGATACCAGCGACTATGATGTAGAAGGAGCGGAAGATGAACCAAAATTTTCTTCCGAAGAGAGTAGTAAGCCACATGACATGAACATGAATCTTTTCCATGGTAGAGATAATGGGTTGATGATgattcctcctcctcatcctccaTTGATTCCTCAGATCAAAGGAGAGATGATCGAGAGGAACCCTGGTTCTGATCTAATCCCGAAGAGGAAGCAGCCCTGTGATGGACCCATGGTGAAGATCAATCAAGAGATATATACCTGTGAGAACCCTCAGTGCCCTTACAGTGATTATTGGCTTCGTTTCATGGACAGAAGCTCGAGAAACAATCACCAGCTGAACTGCCCGTTCCGAAAAAACCATTCTGCTTCACAGAG GTTAAGTCTTCCTGAAGACGGGCAACACGTTATATCTGATCTCATGTCCTATTACAGCACGAATCAACCGAGGAACAAGGGCCCTTCAAATACTAAAGTTGCGGTTGAATCCCAGATCTCTCGTCCATCACTGAAAGTTCAGCATACTATGGATGAGAACTTTGGTCGGGGAGTCATCAACATACCTGAAGAAGCCAATGGTTTGCCTCCGAATCACTCTGTTTTTCAGCCGGCGGAGATTCAGTTTGATCATTGCAAGGCGTTTGATTCTCCATTTGATCCTGCTGGTCTCAGTGACTCAATTGGAGACTTCAGGTTCAGCTCTCCGTTCAATTTGGCCACATCATCGGTAGCAGCAGACTATACTGTCAGCCTGTTGCCGAAGCAAGATGGCTCGATGTGGTACCTGTGA
- the LOC116195043 gene encoding ETHYLENE INSENSITIVE 3-like 1 protein isoform X1: protein MGIFEEMGLCGNIEFLSCPPGGGEAALEPEPEAAVDEDYSDEEMDVDELERRMWRDRMLHRRLKEQNKSKEGGAGPDSSKQRQSQEQARRKKMSRAQDGILKYMLKMMEVCKAQGFVYGIIPEKGKPVSGASDNLRAWWKEKVRFDRNAPAAIAKYQAENAIPGMPEDCCSVELNHTLQELQDTTLGSLLSALMQHCDPPQRRFPLEKGVAPPWWPTGKEEWWSQLGLPKDQGPPPYKKPHDLKKAWKVSVLTAVIKHMSPDIAKIRKLVRQSKCLQDKMTAKESATWLAIIAQEEALSRKLYPDRCPPVSDTGGGSFTIGDTSDYDVEGAEDEPKFSSEESSKPHDMNMNLFHGRDNGLMMIPPPHPPLIPQIKGEMIERNPGSDLIPKRKQPCDGPMVKINQEIYTCENPQCPYSDYWLRFMDRSSRNNHQLNCPFRKNHSASQRFGGIPEYQVANEIKPVVSQPFTQPNPTTGFGASRLSLPEDGQHVISDLMSYYSTNQPRNKGPSNTKVAVESQISRPSLKVQHTMDENFGRGVINIPEEANGLPPNHSVFQPAEIQFDHCKAFDSPFDPAGLSDSIGDFRFSSPFNLATSSVAADYTVSLLPKQDGSMWYL from the coding sequence ATGGGGATCTTTGAAGAAATGGGCCTTTGCGGCAACATCGAGTTTCTCTCTTGCCCGCCTGGGGGAGGAGAGGCGGCTTTAGAACCTGAACCAGAGGCTGCTGTGGACGAAGATTATAGTGATGAAGAAATGGATGTTGATGAGCTTGAGAGAAGAATGTGGAGGGACCGAATGCTCCACAGACGGCTTAAGGAACAGAACAAGTCCAAGGAAGGTGGAGCAGGACCAGACAGCTCGAAGCAGCGGCAGTCCCAGGAGCAGGCTCGGAGGAAGAAGATGTCGCGGGCCCAGGACGGGATTTTGAAGTATATGTTGAAGATGATGGAAGTCTGCAAGGCGCAGGGCTTTGTTTATGGGATCATCCCTGAGAAGGGAAAGCCTGTGAGCGGGGCCTCGGATAACCTCCGAGCCTGGTGGAAGGAGAAGGTCAGGTTCGACCGAAATGCTCCAGCTGCGATAGCAAAGTACCAGGCTGAGAATGCCATCCCTGGGATGCCTGAGGATTGCTGCTCAGTGGAATTGAACCACACCTTGCAGGAATTACAGGACACAACCCTCGGGTCTCTACTGTCAGCCCTGATGCAGCACTGTGACCCACCACAGAGGCGGTTCCCTCTCGAGAAGGGAGTAGCCCCACCCTGGTGGCCCACGGGGAAGGAAGAGTGGTGGTCCCAGCTTGGCCTGCCCAAGGACCAAGGCCCACCTCCTTATAAGAAGCCCCATGACCTCAAGAAGGCGTGGAAAGTGAGCGTACTCACCGCAGTCATAAAGCACATGTCCCCTGATATTGCAAAGATTCGAAAGCTTGTGAGGCAGAGCAAGTGTCTCCAGGACAAGATGACTGCCAAAGAGAGCGCCACGTGGCTCGCTATCATAGCCCAGGAGGAGGCCTTGTCTAGAAAATTATATCCAGATCGATGCCCTCCTGTGTCAGACACTGGAGGTGGGTCATTCACCATTGGAGATACCAGCGACTATGATGTAGAAGGAGCGGAAGATGAACCAAAATTTTCTTCCGAAGAGAGTAGTAAGCCACATGACATGAACATGAATCTTTTCCATGGTAGAGATAATGGGTTGATGATgattcctcctcctcatcctccaTTGATTCCTCAGATCAAAGGAGAGATGATCGAGAGGAACCCTGGTTCTGATCTAATCCCGAAGAGGAAGCAGCCCTGTGATGGACCCATGGTGAAGATCAATCAAGAGATATATACCTGTGAGAACCCTCAGTGCCCTTACAGTGATTATTGGCTTCGTTTCATGGACAGAAGCTCGAGAAACAATCACCAGCTGAACTGCCCGTTCCGAAAAAACCATTCTGCTTCACAGAGGTTTGGTGGCATTCCAGAATATCAAGTCGCTAATGAAATCAAACCAGTTGTCTCTCAACCCTTTACTCAACCGAACCCTACTACTGGCTTTGGTGCCTCCAGGTTAAGTCTTCCTGAAGACGGGCAACACGTTATATCTGATCTCATGTCCTATTACAGCACGAATCAACCGAGGAACAAGGGCCCTTCAAATACTAAAGTTGCGGTTGAATCCCAGATCTCTCGTCCATCACTGAAAGTTCAGCATACTATGGATGAGAACTTTGGTCGGGGAGTCATCAACATACCTGAAGAAGCCAATGGTTTGCCTCCGAATCACTCTGTTTTTCAGCCGGCGGAGATTCAGTTTGATCATTGCAAGGCGTTTGATTCTCCATTTGATCCTGCTGGTCTCAGTGACTCAATTGGAGACTTCAGGTTCAGCTCTCCGTTCAATTTGGCCACATCATCGGTAGCAGCAGACTATACTGTCAGCCTGTTGCCGAAGCAAGATGGCTCGATGTGGTACCTGTGA
- the LOC116195044 gene encoding uncharacterized protein LOC116195044, with amino-acid sequence MVESGPNGATTRRLPSWMLAPQADETVNQANEAAHLNDGVCSKARSTRKPKSQVLLNENEKLKDKPGVVAEGGRKRSKKKASPEDAGSDGETREMVAEGKESKRCTKKVRKSAPRGRSRRRIKKENMPVPEDNESSEITCAERGSDDYDLDLTVDDLMSIANEYISADMDLKDQKPSRGESRNEISTTEERSVQVNPVDAIRSDPKPPSSSACLSQSSKETMSSEEAVVPFETTGDPAQDMLNLLLGPLLKKHVDKDEKKDELLTSSMSFTKEFSQKQTTDGVRETIPQAKKKTSLKDKIAMFLE; translated from the exons ATGGTGGAGTCCGGTCCTAATGGGGCGACCACGCGGCGCTTGCCGAGTTGGATGCTGGCCCCGCAGGCTGATGAGACGGTGAACCAGGCCAATGAGGCCGCGCATTTAAATGATGGAGTATGTTCTAAAGCTCGGTCCACGAGAAAGCCCAAAAGCCAGGTGCTGCTCAATGAAAACGAAAAATTGAAGGATAAGCCAGGGGTTGTTGCAGAAGGTGGAAGGAAGAGaagcaaaaagaaagcaaGCCCAGAGGATGCAGGTTCGGACGGTGAGACTCGAGAAATGGTTGCAGAGGGAAAAGAGAGCAAGAGGTGTACCAAAAAGGTCCGAAAATCAGCGCCTCGAGGAAGAAGTAGAAGaagaataaagaaagaaaatatgcCTGTTCCAGAGGATAATGAGTCGTCTGAAATTACTTGTGCTGAACGTGGCAGTGATGATTATGATTTGGACCTTACCGTGGATGATCTAATGAGCATTGCTAATGAG TACATTTCTGCTGATATGGATCTGAAGGATCAAAAACCTTCTCGGGGAGAATCAAGAAATGAAATTTCAACGACAGAAGAGAGAAGTGTGCAAGTGAATCCTGTTGATGCCATCCGCAGTGACCCGAAACCTCCTTCATCCTCAGCATGTCTGTCTCAAAGTTCCAAGGAAACCATGTCGAGTGAAGAGGCTGTTGTCCCCTTCGAGACGACGGGGGACCCTGCTCAAGACATGCTGAATTTGCTCCTCGGGCCGCTGCTAAAGAAGCATGTCGACAAGGACGAAAAGAAGGATGAGCTTTTGACAAGTAGCATGTCATTTACGAAAGAGTTTAGCCAAAAGCAGACCACGGACGGTGTCAGGGAAACAATCCCCCAAGCAAAGAAGAAGACTAGTCTCAAGGACAAGATTGCAATGTTTCTTGAATGA
- the LOC116195938 gene encoding calcium and calcium/calmodulin-dependent serine/threonine-protein kinase-like, giving the protein MGQETRGLLDDYEVVDVLGRGGFSVVRKGILKSGEDRKPVAIKTLKRLGVVSGPPALPRAHQEKKTFVPSLSFPMWKQVPISDALLTNEILVMRRIVENVSPHDNVIDLYDVCEDQNGVHLILELCSGGELFDRIVARRRYSEVEAASVVRQIGRGLHVLHGANIVHRDLKPENCLFLNEREDSPLKIMDFGLSSVEESDPVIGLFGSIDYVSPEALSQGSITSKSDMWSLGVILYILLSGYPPFVAQSNRQKQQMIMNGEFSFDERTWKNISSSAKDLISSLLAVDPHMRPSAQDLLNHPWVVGDLAKEEQMDPEVVSRLQSFNARRKLRAAAFASVWSSTIFLRTKKLKSLLGSHDLSPEELENLRINFKRICANGDNATLSEFEEVLKAMNMSSLIPLAPRIFDLFDNNRDGTVDMREILCGFSSLKNSRGDDALRLCFQMYDTDRSGCITKEEVASMLRALPEECLPVDITEPGKLDEMFDLMDANSDGKVTFEEFKAAMQRDSSLQDVVLSSLRPQ; this is encoded by the exons ATGGGACAGGAAACAAGAGGACTCCTAGATGACTACGAGGTGGTCGATGTCCTTGGGCGAGGAGGCTTCTCCGTCGTAAGGAAAGGGATCCTGAAGTCTGGCGAAGACCGGAAGCCTGTGGCCATCAAGACCCTCAAGCGGCTCGGTGTGGTCTCGGGCCCACCCGCCCTCCCACGGGCCCATCAGGAGAAGAAGACCTTCGTGCCCTCATTGTCGTTCCCCATGTGGAAGCAGGTCCCCATCTCCGATGCCCTCCTGACCAACGAGATCCTAGTCATGAGGAGGATCGTCGAGAATGTTTCCCCGCACGACAACGTGATTGACCTGTACGACGTCTGCGAGGACCAGAATGGTGTCCATCTGATCCTGGAGTTATGCTCCGGTGGAGAGCTGTTTGATCGGATCGTGGCTAGGAGGAGGTACTCTGAGGTTGAGGCTGCTTCGGTGGTAAGGCAGATAGGACGGGGCCTGCACGTGCTCCATGGGGCAAACATCGTTCATAGGGACCTGAAGCCTGAGAACTGTCTGTTCCTGAACGAGCGGGAGGACTCGCCACTGAAGATCATGGACTTTGGGCTGAGCTCGGTGGAGGAATCCGACCCGGTGATTGGGCTATTCGGGTCCATAGACTATGTGTCCCCTGAGGCTCTCTCTCAGGGTTCCATCACTTCCAAGAGTGATATGTGGTCTTTGGGTGTGATTTTGTACATTCTGCTCTCAGG GTATCCACCTTTTGTTGCTCAGTCCAATAGGCAAAAGCAGCAGATGATTATGAAT GGAGAATTCAGCTTCGATGAGAGGACATGGAAGAACATTTCTTCATCTGCGAAGGACCTGATCTCAAGCCTCCTCGCAGTTGATCCTCACATGAGACCAAGCGCCCAAGAT CTCCTGAATCACCCATGGGTGGTCGGTGACCTGGCGAAAGAGGAGCAGATGGACCCAGAAGTTGTCTCAAGGCTCCAGAGCTTCAATGCCCGCAGAAAACTCCGAGCCGCTGCATTTGCAAGCGTATGGAGCAGCACAATCTTCCTGAGGACAAAGAAGCTCAAGTCCCTCCTTGGGTCCCATGACCTCTCCCCGGAGGAGCTAGAGAATCTCCGGATCAACTTCAAAAGAAT ATGTGCAAACGGAGACAATGCCACCCTGTCCGAGTTCGAGGAAGTCCTGAAGGCGATGAACATGTCATCTCTGATTCCCCTGGCTCCTCGGATCTTCGACCTGTTCGACAACAACCGAGACGGAACAGTTGACATGAGAGAAATCCTCTGTGGGTTCTCGAGCCTTAAGAATTCCAGAGGCGACGATGCTCTACGGCTGTGCTTCCAG ATGTATGATACGGATCGTTCGGGTTGCATCACAAAGGAAGAAGTTGCTTCGATGCTAAGA GCATTGCCGGAGGAGTGCCTACCAGTAGACATAACGGAGCCAGGGAAGCTGGATGAGATGTTTGACCTGATGGACGCAAACAGTGATGGAAAAGTCACCTTCGAGGAGTTCAAGGCCGCTATGCAGAGAGACAGCTCCCTCCAAGACGTTGTCCTCTCGTCTCTTCGGCCCCAGTAG